A region of Hydrogenispora ethanolica DNA encodes the following proteins:
- a CDS encoding SPFH domain-containing protein — MFWIPLLALIGLGVLVAFILLGGCFMVSQGQAAVLERLGKFHRVVYSGIHFRIPLLETFRVVGFINREEYRKDFGPYRIDLREQIFDMCKQHVITHDNVPVDVDTIIYYRVTQPEQTVYGITDLPKALEQLALTHVRNEFGRMDLDVSLGSREQLNRSLQAGLHEATGKWGVQIQRVEVQEIIPPSDLKDPMEKQMIAERERRVQVLVAQAEKEAMILKAEGAKQQAILEAEAKKAEEVLAAEAQKQKTLLEAEAAREQQILVAQGRKEAQQLESEGEKIARLNWAEAESAAILKQLSAQAQGLAQISQALNAQDSNQALLALKSLEAAVQVAQNLGNGQATKLILPQEVSGLVGTLLSLAEGVRSFPAGK, encoded by the coding sequence ATGTTCTGGATTCCGCTCCTCGCCCTGATCGGGTTGGGAGTTCTCGTCGCCTTCATCCTCCTGGGAGGATGCTTCATGGTTTCCCAGGGTCAAGCCGCGGTTCTGGAGCGGCTCGGCAAGTTTCACCGGGTGGTCTACAGCGGTATCCATTTCCGGATTCCGTTGCTGGAGACCTTTCGGGTGGTGGGATTCATCAACCGCGAAGAGTACCGCAAGGATTTCGGACCGTACCGCATCGACCTCCGGGAGCAGATCTTCGACATGTGCAAACAGCATGTCATCACCCACGACAACGTCCCGGTCGACGTGGACACCATCATTTACTACCGGGTGACCCAGCCGGAGCAGACCGTCTACGGGATCACCGATCTTCCCAAAGCCTTGGAGCAGTTGGCATTGACCCATGTCCGCAATGAGTTCGGCCGGATGGACCTGGATGTCAGCCTCGGCTCCCGCGAGCAATTGAACCGGAGCCTCCAAGCCGGGTTGCACGAAGCCACCGGCAAATGGGGGGTTCAGATCCAACGCGTCGAAGTCCAGGAGATCATTCCGCCGTCCGATCTGAAGGATCCGATGGAAAAACAGATGATCGCCGAACGGGAACGCCGGGTCCAAGTCCTGGTGGCCCAGGCCGAAAAAGAAGCGATGATCCTCAAGGCCGAAGGCGCCAAACAGCAGGCTATCCTGGAAGCGGAGGCCAAAAAAGCCGAGGAAGTGTTGGCGGCCGAGGCCCAAAAACAGAAAACCCTGCTGGAGGCGGAAGCGGCCCGGGAGCAACAGATCCTGGTGGCCCAGGGCCGGAAAGAAGCACAGCAGCTGGAGTCCGAAGGGGAAAAAATCGCCCGGTTGAATTGGGCCGAGGCCGAATCGGCCGCCATCCTCAAACAACTCAGCGCTCAGGCGCAGGGGCTCGCCCAGATCTCCCAGGCGCTCAACGCGCAGGATTCGAACCAAGCCCTGCTGGCCCTCAAATCTCTAGAAGCCGCCGTCCAAGTCGCTCAAAATCTGGGGAACGGTCAAGCGACCAAACTGATCCTGCCCCAGGAGGTCTCCGGTCTCGTCGGCACGCTGCTCAGTCTGGCCGAAGGGGTTCGCTCGTTCCCGGCCGGCAAGTAA
- a CDS encoding zinc-ribbon domain-containing protein, with product MFFIFGFTPVKKTGQQTLRRHCPHCNDLRNFQEILVRQYISFFFIPIFPVSAATPLFTCSSCGYSIAQELMREAAAPEIPASPAGNPAGQVVILCPRCEGAMALPLSESRQEVTCPHCAMEFKVKGIKDQIPAAIIRQSAQSI from the coding sequence ATGTTCTTTATTTTCGGTTTCACCCCGGTCAAGAAGACCGGCCAGCAAACCCTGCGCCGTCATTGCCCGCATTGCAACGATCTCCGTAATTTCCAGGAGATTCTGGTCCGCCAGTATATTTCGTTCTTTTTCATCCCGATCTTCCCCGTCTCCGCCGCCACCCCGCTCTTCACCTGCTCCAGTTGCGGCTATTCCATCGCCCAGGAGCTGATGCGCGAAGCGGCCGCCCCGGAGATCCCGGCCTCGCCGGCCGGCAATCCTGCCGGCCAAGTGGTGATCCTTTGCCCCCGCTGCGAAGGGGCCATGGCGCTCCCGCTGAGCGAATCCCGCCAGGAAGTCACCTGCCCGCACTGCGCCATGGAGTTCAAGGTGAAAGGGATCAAAGACCAGATCCCCGCGGCGATCATCCGCCAAAGTGCGCAGAGCATCTAA
- a CDS encoding bifunctional 2-keto-4-hydroxyglutarate aldolase/2-keto-3-deoxy-6-phosphogluconate aldolase → MKLDKEQIIAKICDCGLVAVVRAETSDQAIKIAEACASAGVAGIEITFTVPGAADVIKDCAKKFNNGEIIIGAGTVMDPETARTAILAGAQYVVSPYLSKETVTLCNRYRVPVMPGAMTIREAVECMEAGADIVKIFPGELFGPAIIKSIRGPIPYAKMMPTGGVSLENVGEWIKAGAVAVGVGGNLIGPAKTGDYESVARIAKEYIAKIKEARSKK, encoded by the coding sequence ATGAAATTGGACAAGGAGCAGATCATAGCCAAGATTTGTGATTGCGGGTTGGTGGCGGTCGTTCGCGCCGAAACCAGCGATCAAGCGATTAAAATCGCCGAAGCTTGCGCCAGCGCCGGCGTGGCCGGAATCGAGATTACCTTTACCGTGCCGGGAGCGGCCGATGTCATTAAGGATTGCGCCAAGAAGTTCAATAACGGCGAGATTATTATCGGCGCCGGAACCGTGATGGATCCGGAGACCGCCCGCACCGCCATTCTGGCCGGCGCCCAATATGTGGTCAGCCCGTATCTGAGCAAAGAAACGGTTACGCTTTGCAACCGGTACCGGGTGCCGGTGATGCCCGGCGCGATGACCATTCGCGAGGCCGTGGAATGCATGGAGGCTGGCGCGGACATCGTCAAGATCTTCCCCGGCGAATTGTTCGGGCCCGCGATCATTAAATCGATTCGCGGACCGATTCCGTATGCCAAGATGATGCCCACCGGCGGCGTGAGCCTGGAGAATGTCGGCGAATGGATCAAAGCCGGCGCGGTTGCGGTCGGCGTGGGCGGCAACCTGATCGGTCCCGCCAAGACCGGCGACTATGAGTCCGTCGCCCGGATCGCCAAGGAATACATCGCCAAGATCAAAGAAGCGCGGAGCAAGAAGTAA
- the ftsE gene encoding cell division ATP-binding protein FtsE, whose product MIQFQGVSKVYPNGVVALNEIDLSIEKGEFVFMVGPSGAGKTTFIKLVIRRELPNQGQIYIGRKNLARMKEREIPRFRRNIGVIFQDYKLLPNKTVFENVSFALEVIEASRREIMRQVPAVLELVGLKDKANVFPQELSGGEQQRVSLARSIVNRPLLLLADEPTGNLDPDTSWGIMDLLMEINKRGTTIVMATHNKSIVDRMRRRVIAMENGKITRDEQKGVYGLEG is encoded by the coding sequence TTGATTCAGTTCCAAGGGGTTAGCAAGGTGTATCCCAATGGGGTCGTGGCGCTCAACGAAATTGACCTGTCCATTGAGAAAGGCGAGTTTGTATTCATGGTCGGTCCCAGCGGCGCCGGCAAGACCACCTTTATCAAGTTGGTCATCCGCCGGGAACTGCCGAATCAGGGGCAGATTTACATCGGCCGGAAGAATCTGGCCCGGATGAAGGAACGCGAGATACCCCGTTTTCGCCGGAATATCGGGGTGATTTTTCAAGATTATAAGCTTTTGCCGAACAAAACCGTCTTTGAAAACGTCTCTTTTGCATTGGAGGTTATTGAGGCCTCGCGCAGGGAGATCATGCGGCAAGTTCCGGCAGTGCTTGAACTGGTTGGCTTGAAAGATAAGGCCAATGTGTTTCCACAGGAACTCTCGGGGGGCGAACAACAACGGGTCTCATTGGCCCGCTCCATTGTGAATCGCCCCTTGCTGTTATTGGCGGATGAGCCCACCGGAAACCTGGACCCCGATACCTCCTGGGGGATCATGGACCTGCTGATGGAGATCAACAAGCGGGGCACCACCATCGTGATGGCCACCCATAACAAGTCCATCGTGGATCGGATGCGCCGCCGGGTCATCGCCATGGAGAACGGCAAAATCACCCGGGACGAGCAAAAGGGGGTATACGGGCTTGAAGGTTAG
- the ftsX gene encoding permease-like cell division protein FtsX encodes MKVRTLWYFSREAGVGLGRNGLMSFAATATVTLSLMLLSCFYIVIANCNHFVNMAKGVLEIRVYLKDGSDPVAVQQRIAELTGVKRLRYVSKNDGAKWLEKNLGVADLFTENENPLPDMVNIKLTDDAKVKPLVQQLTALEGVAEVEYGKTFVESMLIVTRVIGVIGFGLVLIIGLVVLYIIVNTIRLTVLARRKEIEIMKLVGATDWFIRLPFMLEGIFIGLGGAFISIVVMSKGYHLLLAYIKQLAPFIPLLSERLINQGLYLIIPALGVCFGALGSLLSLKRFLRV; translated from the coding sequence TTGAAGGTTAGAACGCTGTGGTACTTTTCGCGGGAAGCCGGAGTCGGTCTGGGCCGCAATGGGTTGATGAGCTTCGCCGCGACAGCTACCGTAACCCTCTCGCTGATGCTGCTGAGCTGTTTTTACATTGTGATTGCCAACTGCAACCATTTTGTGAATATGGCCAAAGGAGTCCTGGAGATCCGGGTCTATCTGAAAGACGGCTCCGATCCGGTGGCCGTGCAACAAAGAATCGCCGAGTTGACTGGGGTCAAACGCCTCCGCTACGTCTCCAAGAACGACGGCGCCAAATGGCTGGAGAAGAATCTGGGCGTCGCCGATCTTTTTACCGAGAATGAGAATCCCCTGCCCGACATGGTCAATATCAAGCTGACCGACGACGCCAAGGTGAAGCCGCTGGTCCAGCAGCTCACCGCGCTCGAGGGCGTGGCCGAGGTGGAGTACGGTAAGACCTTTGTGGAATCGATGCTCATCGTGACCCGGGTCATCGGGGTGATCGGCTTCGGACTGGTGCTCATCATCGGCCTGGTGGTCCTGTATATTATTGTCAACACGATCCGCCTCACGGTGCTGGCCCGCAGGAAAGAGATTGAGATCATGAAGCTGGTCGGCGCCACCGATTGGTTTATCCGGCTGCCTTTCATGCTGGAAGGGATCTTCATCGGCCTGGGCGGCGCCTTCATCTCCATCGTGGTCATGTCCAAGGGCTACCATTTGTTGCTGGCCTACATCAAACAGCTGGCGCCGTTTATTCCGCTCTTGTCGGAGCGGCTGATCAATCAAGGGTTGTATCTGATCATTCCAGCGCTCGGCGTGTGCTTTGGGGCGTTGGGAAGCCTCCTGTCGCTCAAACGGTTTCTCCGGGTCTGA
- a CDS encoding murein hydrolase activator EnvC family protein, translating into MARPFRQAIIFLLPIVILAGATTGWSASNQDLERKIDQTKRKLTQTRNREKSVLGNLLSTQKKAETVRSNLQQINSKLDKTEESIDKVRDQINLTLNQLEAIRNRIRDRKSVLGKRLATIYKYGYQSYLEVLFAARDYGEFVSRFEMVGRYVRGDLALLKELQDQQEEVARKKEVIARQHEELRQQQTAYAQLQKSAKNEHSRWLSKMQEQQRQLAAIQNDRRSLERALDELEELSKQMESQIRGMQNNSKVALGTGRYIWPTRGTITSYFGYRIHPILRKRKYHSGLDIAAPRGRSIVAADNGVVIFSGRNGGYGKMIIIDHGAGYSTVYAHCDYLLVAQGRSVTKGQEIGKVGTTGLATGPHVHFEVRKNGVPVNPLDYL; encoded by the coding sequence ATGGCACGACCATTCCGGCAGGCAATCATTTTTTTGCTGCCGATAGTCATTCTGGCGGGCGCAACGACGGGATGGAGCGCTTCGAACCAGGACTTGGAACGGAAGATCGACCAGACCAAAAGGAAGCTGACCCAGACCAGGAACCGCGAGAAATCCGTCCTGGGGAATCTGTTGTCGACTCAAAAAAAGGCCGAGACGGTCCGTTCCAATCTGCAACAGATCAACTCCAAGCTGGACAAGACCGAAGAAAGCATCGACAAGGTCAGAGACCAGATCAACCTCACCCTGAACCAACTGGAAGCGATCCGCAACCGCATCCGGGATCGAAAGTCGGTTCTAGGCAAACGTCTGGCAACTATATATAAATATGGGTACCAAAGTTATTTGGAAGTGCTTTTTGCAGCCCGCGACTATGGCGAATTCGTCTCCCGTTTTGAAATGGTCGGACGGTATGTCCGCGGCGATCTGGCCCTGCTCAAGGAACTCCAGGATCAGCAAGAGGAAGTCGCCCGGAAAAAAGAAGTGATCGCCCGGCAACACGAGGAACTGCGGCAGCAGCAAACGGCCTATGCCCAGCTGCAGAAGTCGGCCAAGAACGAGCACAGCCGCTGGCTCTCGAAGATGCAGGAACAACAGAGGCAATTGGCGGCGATCCAAAATGACCGCCGCTCCCTCGAACGCGCCCTGGACGAGTTGGAGGAGCTCTCCAAACAGATGGAATCACAGATCCGGGGGATGCAGAATAATAGCAAGGTCGCGCTGGGCACCGGCCGATATATCTGGCCCACCCGCGGCACGATCACCTCGTATTTCGGATACCGGATTCATCCCATCTTGCGGAAGCGCAAATACCACTCGGGCCTGGACATCGCCGCCCCGCGGGGCCGGTCGATCGTCGCCGCCGACAACGGAGTGGTCATCTTCAGCGGCCGCAACGGCGGGTACGGCAAGATGATCATCATCGACCACGGCGCCGGGTATTCGACAGTGTACGCGCATTGCGACTACTTGCTGGTTGCCCAGGGACGGTCCGTCACCAAGGGGCAGGAGATTGGCAAAGTGGGAACCACCGGACTGGCGACCGGTCCGCACGTCCATTTTGAAGTGCGGAAAAACGGTGTTCCGGTGAACCCGCTGGATTATTTGTAG
- a CDS encoding S41 family peptidase produces the protein MSKIRRIWLAVILIPALLAAGVLGWWWQSKVRNGRYRDLLPAFYVMGVLKLSYYQPVNLDALLNAYWKTGNITGMLKVLNDPYTRYLDRNAYAELKKETQGSFGGIGVYLIPKADQLIISTVVKGSPGAKAGLQQGDRITKVGDQWVKDLSAEVAIAKIRGPAGSAVDLQISRGEGQDRRELSFRIMRENILIPTVEMTTKADPVLGKIGFIKISQFAETTPADLAGKLAEIDRDAAYRGLVLDLRANPGGSLEAAHKVASHFIPAGAPVLHIQRRGYPEESLPAEDYRHRRLPMVVLVDSWSASASEIVAGAIKDQKRATLVGTHTFGKDLIQEVKELPGETAITVTIASYLTSGRVNIHKKGVQPDRLVEIPGAMDRLLKTGDTGLFQEMQRRQEAEAVRILREEDGGSRNKAA, from the coding sequence TTGTCAAAAATACGCCGGATCTGGCTGGCTGTAATATTGATCCCCGCCTTGTTGGCCGCGGGCGTCCTGGGTTGGTGGTGGCAGTCCAAAGTCCGCAACGGGCGGTACCGCGATTTGCTGCCCGCCTTTTATGTCATGGGTGTCCTCAAACTCAGCTACTATCAGCCGGTCAATCTGGACGCCTTGCTGAATGCCTATTGGAAGACGGGCAACATCACCGGAATGTTGAAAGTATTGAACGATCCCTATACCCGCTATCTGGACCGCAATGCCTACGCCGAACTGAAAAAAGAGACCCAAGGCAGCTTCGGCGGGATTGGGGTTTACCTGATTCCCAAAGCGGACCAGTTGATCATCTCGACGGTGGTCAAAGGGTCGCCCGGCGCCAAGGCCGGGCTACAGCAGGGCGACCGCATCACCAAGGTCGGCGACCAATGGGTCAAGGACCTCAGCGCGGAGGTGGCCATCGCCAAGATCCGCGGTCCGGCGGGCTCGGCGGTGGACCTGCAGATCAGCCGGGGCGAGGGGCAGGACCGCCGGGAGCTTTCCTTCCGGATCATGCGCGAGAATATCCTGATTCCCACGGTGGAGATGACGACCAAGGCCGATCCGGTGCTCGGCAAGATCGGTTTTATCAAGATTTCGCAGTTCGCGGAGACCACCCCCGCCGATCTGGCCGGGAAACTGGCTGAGATCGACCGGGATGCCGCCTACCGCGGCTTAGTCCTGGACCTGCGCGCCAATCCGGGGGGCTCCCTGGAAGCGGCGCACAAGGTCGCCAGCCATTTCATTCCGGCCGGCGCGCCGGTGCTGCATATTCAGCGCCGGGGCTATCCCGAGGAGAGCCTGCCGGCCGAGGATTACCGGCACCGCAGGCTGCCCATGGTGGTACTGGTCGACAGTTGGAGCGCCAGCGCCTCGGAGATTGTGGCCGGAGCCATCAAAGACCAGAAACGGGCGACTCTGGTCGGAACCCATACTTTCGGCAAGGATCTGATCCAGGAAGTGAAGGAGTTGCCGGGGGAGACGGCGATTACGGTGACCATCGCCAGTTATCTCACGTCCGGCCGGGTGAATATTCACAAAAAGGGGGTCCAGCCGGACCGGCTGGTGGAGATCCCCGGAGCGATGGATCGGCTGTTGAAAACCGGCGACACCGGGCTTTTCCAGGAGATGCAACGCCGCCAGGAAGCGGAAGCCGTCAGGATATTGCGCGAGGAGGACGGCGGAAGCCGCAATAAAGCGGCTTAA
- a CDS encoding divergent polysaccharide deacetylase family protein, with amino-acid sequence MRPLSSAAKTAFIFYAVFAVFLLMVDHWIPGIVPAAAPAAAPGQELVFERPGTVDLVFLQDSLDESWGHWLSSRGWRPGDLIRGQEAQLMTREYPRNRLRWVKSRTRLELPAVAEREELVDMAWEWRNLVTSQGLFIRRTDWGVNRGNVWVRLESEARIRLSGKALRLPMAELLISQRLSPGKPLVWNWRGLIPEPHPKLPPAPPPIASQPEPPPQPQSPPPPRPTAAPVRPELPAVQYRAKVALIIDDVGFVRGPADAMLQVPASLTWSVLPFTPYAAEYIEAARERGFEIMLHLPLEPLNAAHNNPGPGLIKAEWPEEQIIRQLDADLAQVPGAVGLNNHMGSAGTHDDRLMEILMKALKERGIFFVDSNTGDGAHPSVAGKYAREYRVPYAKRRIFIDNSSDPESKKNALRQLMALALAEGEAIGIGHVREGTAEAIRAVLPEFAEAGVRIVPVSELVQ; translated from the coding sequence ATGCGGCCGTTATCTTCCGCTGCCAAAACGGCCTTTATTTTTTATGCTGTTTTTGCGGTATTCCTGTTGATGGTGGACCATTGGATCCCGGGGATCGTTCCGGCGGCGGCGCCGGCCGCGGCGCCTGGCCAAGAACTGGTCTTCGAGCGGCCCGGAACAGTCGATCTGGTCTTTCTCCAAGATTCCCTGGATGAATCCTGGGGGCACTGGCTATCCTCCCGGGGCTGGCGGCCCGGCGATCTGATCCGCGGCCAGGAGGCCCAGCTGATGACGCGGGAGTATCCCCGCAACCGGTTGCGGTGGGTGAAAAGCCGGACCCGCCTGGAGCTGCCGGCTGTCGCGGAGCGGGAGGAACTGGTGGACATGGCTTGGGAATGGCGGAACCTGGTAACCTCTCAGGGACTTTTTATCCGCCGGACTGACTGGGGAGTGAACCGCGGCAATGTCTGGGTGAGGCTGGAGAGCGAGGCCCGGATCCGCCTGTCCGGGAAGGCGTTGCGCTTGCCTATGGCGGAACTCCTGATCAGTCAACGGCTATCCCCCGGCAAACCGCTGGTTTGGAATTGGCGGGGCCTGATCCCCGAACCCCATCCCAAACTGCCGCCCGCTCCGCCGCCGATCGCCAGCCAACCGGAACCGCCGCCCCAGCCGCAATCCCCGCCCCCGCCCCGTCCGACAGCCGCGCCGGTCCGGCCGGAGCTTCCGGCGGTCCAGTACCGGGCGAAGGTGGCACTGATCATCGATGACGTCGGCTTCGTGCGCGGCCCGGCCGACGCCATGCTGCAGGTTCCGGCCAGTCTGACCTGGTCGGTGCTGCCTTTTACGCCCTATGCCGCCGAATATATTGAGGCGGCCCGGGAACGCGGCTTCGAAATCATGCTGCATTTGCCGCTGGAACCGTTGAACGCCGCGCACAACAATCCCGGGCCCGGCCTGATCAAAGCCGAATGGCCGGAAGAACAGATCATCAGGCAGCTGGACGCCGATCTGGCCCAGGTTCCGGGCGCGGTCGGCCTGAACAACCATATGGGGTCGGCCGGAACCCACGATGACCGCCTGATGGAGATCCTGATGAAAGCCCTCAAGGAACGGGGGATCTTCTTCGTGGACAGCAATACCGGAGACGGCGCCCACCCCTCGGTGGCCGGCAAATACGCCCGGGAATACCGGGTGCCTTATGCCAAACGGCGCATCTTTATCGACAACTCCAGCGATCCGGAGTCGAAAAAGAACGCGTTGCGGCAGCTGATGGCGCTGGCCCTGGCCGAAGGGGAAGCGATCGGAATCGGCCATGTCCGCGAGGGGACGGCCGAAGCCATCCGCGCGGTGCTGCCCGAATTCGCCGAGGCCGGAGTGCGGATCGTGCCAGTCTCGGAATTGGTCCAATGA